The Salvelinus alpinus chromosome 28, SLU_Salpinus.1, whole genome shotgun sequence genome includes a window with the following:
- the LOC139557282 gene encoding deoxyribonuclease gamma-like isoform X2, whose amino-acid sequence MLFCRPVTYHYRVKKFILYFVFTKQQTSYKVVSRCDICLLQEVKDLQGKATKALLGRLNRYSTRYDDRYHYKYVASGGLGRTPEDQEQYVYLYRNETVELTDRYQYADKKEGGVDAFSRDPFVVRFQAKETVIGDFALIPLHTTASDAIKEIDKLYDVFEEIKRKWNTEKVMFLGAFNAGCGHITRQDKANIRLFSNPGFFWLIGDKVDTTVGDLTSCAYDRIVVHGQPFLKAIKPYSARVFNIAKEYKLSKEMVLEVSDHFPVEVELKTKSSGQLQAQVQPLLIAVSVITYVLHILPSTSVV is encoded by the exons GTTGTGTCTCGCTGTGACATCTGTCTCCTTCAGGAGGTAAAAGACCTACAGGGCAAAGCCACCAAAGCTCTGTTGGGGAGACTCAACAGATACAGTACTAG ATATGATGACCGCTATCACTATAAATATGTTGCCAGTGGAGGTCTGGGGCGGACACCTGAAGACCAGGAGCAGTATGTCTATCTGTACCG GAATGAGACTGTAGAGTTGACAGATCGGTACCAGTACGCTGACAAAAAGGAGGGGGGTGTGGATGCTTTCTCCAGAGACCCCTTTGTTGTTCGATTCCAAGCCAAGGAAACAG TGATAGGAGACTTTGCTCTGATCCCACTGCACACTACGGCCTCTGATGCAATCAAGGAGATTGACAAGCTCTATGATGTCTTTGAGGAAATAAAAAGGAAGTGGAATACTGAG AAAGTGATGTTCCTTGGAGCCTTCAATGCTGGTTGTGGGCACATAACAAGGCAGGACAAGGCAAACATCAGACTGTTCTCAAACCCTGGATTCTTCTGGTTGATCGGGGATAAGGTGGACACCACAGTTGGAGACCTCACCAGCTGTGCCTATGACAG GATTGTGGTACACGGACAGCCCTTCCTAAAGGCCATCAAACCTTATTCAGCTCGGGTCTTCAACATCGCCAAGGAGTATAAACTCTCAAAGGAAATG GTTCTGGAAGTGAGTGACCACTTCCCTGTGGAAGTGGAGCTGAAGACTAAATCGTCGGGGCAGCTTCAAGCTCAGGTTCAGCCTCTCCTAATCGCTGTCTCTGTCATCACCTACGTCCTGCACATCTTACCTTCGACCAGTGTGGTGTGA